The Mycoplasma nasistruthionis genome contains a region encoding:
- the rnr gene encoding ribonuclease R, translating to MDKKLILNYIKTAKAKSFIEIAKHFKIHPKDNKTLTLTLSELQSEYLIFKNNKDQYYAPELKETIQGVLNVSAKGNFGFVDYNIDEENNTKDSVYVRSFNFNSAINGDLVQVNVYGSSDDTELNHGVITNVIERNNQTVIGFIKDKNATKYFVPVDNRFKSVKFRLVASLVPTKLNDLVMADILAYENSTVSISVSRVITNEADPMVFVKAYLEKVKAPHGFPEELTEEIANIPTTIDTEDQSNRRDLTNQMIVTIDGDDTKDFDDAITVKKLANGNYFLGVYIADVSHYVKEDTLINAEALNRGTSIYLVDRVIPMLPEQLSNGICSLNPNEKRFVIACEMEINSKGENVKIDIFQGIIESKYRLTYKQVDQYFNNQTELLPKAYSDTELTSMLDQAKELSQILHDFKINQGYVDFEIDEPKIKLDENGSVERIIIHQRGFSEVLIEDFMVRANETVAKYLFDKKLPVLYRVHEKPDELKLEGLKNSLGAIGISTKELNPNTINPNKFADFVKHVKLDRDDDFVKLMFLRSMQKAVYSDHNIGHFGLASEFYCHFTSPIRRYPDLIIHRIIRNFLINKDKSHLAEFKEILPTFGDLNTRSEQKAVQIERSVNDLKFAEFLKNQVGKTFKAQILSILNFGFFVEFDFKASGLVHKSTLIDAEYTANETLTKLVSDKRTFTIGDWVEVVVLGVDLVEGKVECVLSDLYQKYVEQKFQEESKRKNASNKK from the coding sequence ATGGACAAAAAATTAATTTTAAATTACATTAAAACAGCTAAGGCAAAGTCTTTTATTGAAATTGCTAAGCATTTTAAAATTCACCCAAAAGATAATAAGACTTTAACTCTGACTTTATCAGAATTACAATCGGAGTATTTAATTTTCAAAAATAATAAAGACCAGTACTATGCACCTGAATTGAAAGAAACAATTCAAGGTGTTTTAAATGTCTCAGCAAAAGGTAATTTTGGTTTTGTTGATTACAACATCGATGAAGAAAATAACACAAAAGACAGCGTTTATGTACGTAGTTTTAATTTCAACAGTGCTATTAATGGTGATTTAGTACAAGTGAATGTTTATGGCTCATCTGATGATACAGAATTAAATCACGGAGTAATTACAAACGTTATTGAACGTAATAATCAAACAGTAATTGGATTTATTAAAGATAAAAATGCAACTAAATATTTTGTACCAGTGGATAATCGTTTTAAATCTGTAAAGTTCCGTTTAGTTGCTTCATTAGTGCCAACTAAACTAAATGACTTGGTTATGGCTGATATTTTAGCTTACGAAAATTCAACAGTTTCAATTTCTGTTTCAAGAGTTATAACAAATGAAGCTGACCCAATGGTGTTTGTTAAAGCATATTTAGAAAAAGTCAAAGCACCACATGGTTTTCCAGAAGAACTAACTGAAGAAATTGCCAATATTCCAACAACAATTGATACTGAAGATCAATCGAACCGTCGTGATTTAACTAATCAAATGATTGTTACAATCGATGGTGATGACACTAAAGATTTTGATGATGCTATTACTGTTAAAAAGCTTGCTAATGGGAATTACTTTTTAGGAGTTTATATTGCTGACGTTTCACATTATGTTAAAGAAGATACTTTAATCAATGCTGAAGCTTTAAACCGTGGAACAAGTATTTACTTAGTTGACCGTGTTATTCCAATGCTTCCTGAACAATTATCAAATGGGATTTGTTCACTTAATCCGAATGAAAAAAGATTTGTTATTGCTTGTGAAATGGAAATTAACAGCAAAGGTGAAAATGTCAAGATTGACATTTTTCAAGGAATTATTGAATCAAAATACCGTTTAACTTATAAACAAGTAGATCAATACTTTAACAATCAAACTGAATTGTTACCAAAAGCTTATTCAGACACTGAATTAACTTCAATGCTAGATCAAGCTAAAGAACTATCACAAATTCTGCATGATTTTAAAATTAATCAAGGTTATGTTGACTTTGAAATTGATGAACCAAAAATTAAATTAGATGAAAACGGTTCAGTTGAACGTATCATTATTCATCAAAGAGGTTTTTCAGAAGTTTTAATTGAAGATTTTATGGTTAGAGCAAATGAAACGGTGGCTAAATATTTATTCGATAAAAAACTACCAGTTTTATATCGTGTTCACGAAAAACCGGATGAATTAAAACTTGAAGGTTTAAAAAATTCTTTAGGCGCAATTGGCATTAGCACAAAAGAATTAAACCCAAACACAATCAATCCTAATAAGTTTGCTGATTTTGTCAAACATGTTAAATTAGACCGTGATGATGATTTTGTTAAATTAATGTTTTTAAGATCAATGCAAAAAGCGGTTTATTCAGACCATAACATTGGACACTTTGGACTGGCTTCTGAATTTTATTGTCATTTTACAAGTCCAATTAGACGTTATCCGGACTTAATTATTCATCGTATTATTAGAAACTTTTTAATCAACAAAGATAAAAGTCATTTAGCTGAATTTAAAGAAATCTTACCTACATTTGGTGATTTAAACACACGTAGTGAACAAAAAGCAGTCCAAATTGAACGTTCAGTTAATGACTTAAAATTCGCTGAATTTTTAAAAAATCAAGTTGGAAAAACTTTCAAAGCACAAATTTTATCAATTTTAAACTTTGGTTTCTTTGTTGAGTTTGATTTTAAAGCAAGTGGTTTAGTACATAAAAGCACACTAATTGATGCAGAATATACAGCCAATGAAACTTTAACTAAATTAGTATCAGACAAAAGAACTTTTACAATTGGTGATTGAGTTGAAGTTGTTGTTTTAGGTGTTGATTTAGTTGAAGGTAAAGTTGAATGTGTTTTAAGTGACTTATATCAAAAATATGTAGAACAAAAATTTCAAGAAGAATCTAAAAGAAAAAATGCAAGCAATAAGAAATAA
- a CDS encoding DUF3137 domain-containing protein, whose translation MKRVSDITTFNEFKTQADEHALPIIEKAVNELFERPEMAEQRKAEKQRILFICLAILGFVLGVLFGFASLSVQNTAGKVALQIFGAIFLIPGIVFVVLASSKAKLISRLKAQLNSFLIANLQPHNLYKEIISKINPNWEYFGNRFVPDNNANGFDSKDRVFTKDEYLITKPTPIPNSAHLYQVNEVKSIVLDKKYPVHVGNHKWEQIIERTDRQGNVYYEKHYFDAVTIKVDIRALEEYKRTDFSMFRKKWIGGKRIEFENDKFNNVFNIEAMDELRIRTYFTVLAQENLLKLYTENLEYTCSRYISVRAVDDVIYFSFMAPEGFMDIDIPKKFHTVDSTVKTIYKDILLDIYTVSFMLQLVYVPVYLY comes from the coding sequence ATGAAAAGAGTTTCAGATATTACAACATTTAATGAATTTAAAACACAAGCAGATGAGCATGCACTTCCAATAATTGAAAAAGCAGTGAATGAACTGTTTGAGCGTCCAGAAATGGCTGAACAAAGAAAAGCAGAAAAACAAAGAATTTTATTCATCTGCTTGGCAATTTTAGGATTTGTTTTAGGTGTTTTATTTGGATTTGCTTCTCTTTCTGTTCAAAACACAGCAGGTAAAGTGGCACTACAAATATTCGGTGCTATATTTCTTATACCAGGAATAGTTTTCGTAGTATTAGCATCAAGTAAAGCAAAATTAATTTCACGTTTAAAAGCACAGTTAAATTCATTTTTAATAGCAAATTTACAGCCACACAATTTATACAAAGAAATTATTAGCAAAATCAATCCAAATTGAGAATACTTTGGAAATCGCTTTGTTCCTGATAATAATGCAAATGGTTTCGATTCTAAAGATCGTGTTTTTACAAAAGATGAATATTTAATAACTAAACCAACACCAATTCCAAATTCAGCTCATTTATACCAAGTTAACGAAGTTAAATCAATCGTTTTAGATAAGAAATATCCAGTGCACGTTGGAAATCATAAATGAGAGCAAATCATTGAAAGAACAGATCGTCAAGGGAATGTTTATTATGAAAAACATTATTTTGATGCTGTTACTATTAAAGTTGATATTCGTGCATTAGAAGAATATAAAAGAACAGACTTCTCAATGTTCCGTAAAAAATGAATTGGTGGAAAAAGAATTGAGTTTGAAAATGACAAATTCAATAATGTTTTCAACATTGAAGCAATGGATGAGCTAAGAATTAGAACTTACTTCACAGTTTTAGCTCAAGAAAACTTATTAAAACTTTACACAGAAAACCTTGAATACACTTGCTCAAGATATATCAGTGTTAGAGCTGTGGATGATGTTATTTACTTCAGCTTTATGGCGCCAGAAGGCTTTATGGACATTGATATTCCAAAGAAATTTCATACAGTAGACAGCACTGTTAAGACAATTTATAAAGACATTTTACTAGACATTTATACAGTTTCATTCATGTTGCAACTAGTATATGTCCCAGTTTATTTATACTAA
- a CDS encoding ABC transporter permease, with translation MNAREFEKKYKLSLDNMRSSISAFAPESNAALNNIAGKPKKLIVEIFKRFFSNWVAVVSLFVFLTIFIMSIVITTSAKYSSTEPLYKTLDFKYNVADNLSTPDWQTITASQDVTNLPPVFSPWYNPEGNISNFEKLTEQWSNPNYYGGALWKLIYFGENNTNNYIKLETLTPTTNRLLVNAYAFYKVKNIEIILNKLVEARHLSTDMTLAEANSLIKQIEAWNPQLNLSTYLGTNARGIDIWTLSWVGTWQAIRLAIIVATIQTLIGVAIGAYLGFHVGSFIDTAIMRLIDIFVAPPTLIWLLIFAATFGTTDLTLALALIFVGWVGSVGSTRLFVITVKDQEFITASKSVGASKARLIYKHALPAIIGKISTSYVASIPSIILSVSSLAFLGFFKSDSANLGAILSNAAAQAGNNPFILVLPAMILLLISVSLHFVALGVHDALDPKVIRAK, from the coding sequence ATGAACGCTAGAGAATTTGAAAAAAAATATAAACTTTCATTAGACAACATGCGTAGCTCAATTAGTGCATTTGCTCCTGAAAGCAATGCAGCTTTAAATAATATTGCTGGTAAACCTAAAAAGTTAATTGTCGAAATTTTTAAAAGATTTTTCAGCAACTGAGTAGCTGTAGTTTCGTTATTTGTGTTTTTAACAATTTTCATTATGTCAATTGTTATTACAACTTCTGCCAAATATTCATCAACTGAACCACTATATAAAACACTTGATTTTAAATATAATGTTGCTGATAATTTATCAACACCAGATTGACAAACAATTACAGCTTCACAAGACGTAACAAACTTACCACCAGTGTTTTCTCCTTGATATAATCCGGAAGGAAATATTTCAAACTTCGAGAAACTGACTGAACAGTGATCAAATCCAAACTACTACGGTGGAGCTTTATGAAAACTAATTTACTTTGGTGAAAATAATACCAATAATTACATTAAATTAGAAACATTAACACCTACAACAAACCGTTTATTAGTTAATGCATATGCATTTTACAAAGTTAAAAATATTGAAATTATTTTAAACAAACTAGTTGAAGCTCGTCATTTATCAACTGATATGACTTTAGCGGAAGCTAATTCATTAATTAAACAAATAGAAGCCTGAAACCCACAATTAAACTTATCAACTTATCTAGGAACAAACGCTAGAGGAATTGATATTTGAACACTTTCATGAGTAGGAACATGACAAGCAATTAGATTAGCTATTATTGTTGCAACAATTCAAACATTAATTGGAGTAGCAATTGGGGCTTATTTAGGTTTCCATGTTGGATCATTTATCGACACTGCTATTATGCGTCTAATTGATATTTTCGTAGCTCCTCCTACATTAATTTGATTATTAATTTTTGCAGCTACATTTGGTACAACTGACTTAACACTAGCATTAGCTTTAATTTTTGTTGGTTGAGTTGGTTCAGTAGGAAGTACAAGACTATTTGTTATTACTGTTAAAGATCAAGAATTTATTACTGCTTCAAAATCAGTTGGAGCATCTAAAGCGCGTTTAATTTACAAACATGCTCTACCAGCAATAATTGGAAAAATTTCAACCAGTTACGTTGCTTCAATTCCATCAATTATTTTATCTGTATCATCACTAGCATTCTTAGGGTTCTTTAAATCTGATTCAGCTAACTTAGGGGCAATCTTATCTAACGCAGCTGCTCAAGCAGGAAACAACCCATTCATCTTAGTGCTACCAGCGATGATCTTATTATTAATTTCAGTTTCACTACACTTTGTGGCTCTAGGTGTTCATGATGCCTTAGATCCAAAAGTTATTCGTGCTAAATAG
- the secG gene encoding preprotein translocase subunit SecG: protein MTALAVFLVIFAILIIIVSLFMSPDSNGFSGALVGSGDLELFKHSKERGIKKVLKYSMLVFAFILIIISIIVRVLHSGN from the coding sequence ATGACAGCTTTAGCAGTTTTTCTTGTAATATTTGCAATTTTAATAATCATTGTTTCGCTATTTATGTCTCCTGATTCAAATGGTTTTTCAGGTGCATTAGTAGGTTCAGGTGACTTGGAATTATTTAAACATTCTAAAGAACGTGGAATTAAAAAAGTTTTAAAATATTCAATGCTTGTTTTTGCATTTATTTTAATTATTATTTCAATTATTGTTAGAGTATTGCATTCAGGAAACTAA
- a CDS encoding ABC transporter ATP-binding protein — protein sequence MKEKLLDVRNLKVSFKLRRNKFITIVRGIDLKINKGEIIGIVGESGSGKSVTSKSLLNINENAFITADKMEIDSIDLLQSTKDKFWQTIRGHKIGYIPQDPLTSLNPTRKIGKQLLDALNKNADWKDKTYIEKRQYLVSLLKQFGIRQAENVFDMYPHTLSGGMKQRVVITMVVALKPNLIIADEPTTALDPTVQASVLALFEQIRKELNITIVLISHNISVVAKFCDYIYVMYAGKIVEKGSKQDIFTKPAHPYTWALISAIPENKQDRLYSIQGTPPDMNNLPLGDAFAPRNPYALEIDFIKEPPLFEVSKGHYAATWLLHPDAPKVELSPELKARLDSFKKVFNE from the coding sequence ATGAAAGAAAAGTTATTAGATGTTCGTAATTTAAAAGTTTCATTTAAATTACGTCGTAACAAATTCATTACTATCGTACGTGGAATTGACTTAAAAATTAACAAAGGTGAAATAATTGGAATTGTAGGTGAATCAGGTTCAGGAAAATCAGTAACTTCAAAATCATTACTAAACATTAATGAAAATGCTTTTATTACTGCTGATAAAATGGAAATTGACTCAATAGACCTACTACAAAGTACTAAAGATAAATTCTGACAAACAATTCGTGGACATAAAATCGGATACATTCCTCAAGATCCGCTAACTTCACTAAACCCAACTCGTAAGATTGGAAAACAATTATTAGATGCATTAAACAAAAATGCTGACTGAAAAGATAAAACTTATATTGAAAAACGTCAATACCTAGTTTCATTATTAAAACAATTTGGTATTCGTCAAGCTGAAAACGTTTTTGATATGTATCCACATACATTAAGTGGTGGAATGAAGCAACGTGTTGTTATTACAATGGTTGTTGCACTTAAACCAAACTTAATTATTGCTGACGAACCAACTACAGCACTTGATCCAACTGTTCAAGCCAGTGTTCTAGCACTTTTTGAACAAATTAGAAAAGAATTAAACATTACAATCGTATTAATTAGCCACAACATTTCAGTTGTTGCTAAATTCTGTGATTATATTTATGTAATGTATGCTGGAAAAATTGTTGAAAAAGGTTCAAAACAAGACATTTTCACTAAACCAGCACACCCTTATACATGAGCTTTAATTTCAGCAATTCCTGAAAACAAACAAGATCGTTTATATTCAATTCAAGGTACTCCACCAGATATGAACAACTTACCACTGGGTGATGCATTTGCACCTAGAAACCCATACGCACTAGAAATCGATTTTATAAAAGAACCACCATTATTCGAAGTATCAAAAGGGCACTATGCTGCTACTTGATTATTGCACCCTGATGCACCAAAAGTTGAATTATCACCCGAATTAAAAGCAAGATTAGACAGTTTCAAGAAGGTATTTAATGAGTAA
- a CDS encoding ATP-binding cassette domain-containing protein, whose product MSKTILEVINLKKYFVNKGSVNKAVDDVSFDVKEGEIVGLIGESGSGKTTIGRSLLRLYDDYNGFVRLDGQIISGKKISRKRRKFMRKNIQMIFQDPMASLNGQNTIYSILKEPLIVNGIIKNKRKDIASDWYKVKQNFRYTFLEQALKFQLQNLEISIDLHTPFIKKWQKQAYQVSFDLENNLDDQFNSYFGYLEDRTKINSVVINGLYTNTEKLIALYEQKQQDFRNQRIDFDEVELENARNNYNHQFNLLFLNQNFLDLKATYTASNNKYLEIKNNYNDVANISKNSVRNFQAEIKNEYKMHRNDAYSSYSLDFFFHKYKLYLINKQLYKELSANLNKLLFLDFEDLKQLATEFKQYSQDFYANNLIVDTTKKASIKQIKQIIKEQYNFDLTKYIEKSANLKQQLLQEKRQACKTKFADLLQVVKAFFKGPKVNLDNFKNAKNQLKQAQATFDAEAEKYVLEYNKRIEVIKQQIEQKQVILADLKAQDDAIFAQFKLNHKNFTEFYTNQIIKPLEKAKKDTKEYAEYKQHIIDLKVYQTNVADRLNGIKSFVIESKYLNKNLHNIYSLLGITKLDLKTTNSWLDKPLNFVMKPIRMAKIGELYAQNIIYKALEDVGLLKQFAYRYPHEFSGGQRQRIVIARALITEPKVIVADEPIASLDISIQAQVVNLLKDLCKQKNIGMVFIAHDLSMIEYVADRVQIMHLGKIVESGKTENIYQNAVHPYTLNLFKAIPKISNANEKFQDVKFELSYLEEQTFPNVASQFVISEGMHYVYGTQSQFENWTSGKIDKDE is encoded by the coding sequence ATGAGTAAAACAATTTTAGAAGTTATTAACTTAAAGAAATATTTCGTCAACAAAGGATCAGTTAATAAAGCTGTAGATGACGTTTCATTTGATGTTAAAGAAGGTGAAATTGTCGGATTAATTGGAGAATCTGGTTCAGGTAAAACAACTATTGGTCGCTCATTGCTTCGTTTATATGATGATTACAATGGATTTGTGCGTTTAGATGGTCAAATTATTTCTGGTAAAAAAATATCTAGAAAACGTCGTAAATTCATGCGTAAAAACATTCAAATGATATTCCAAGACCCAATGGCTTCATTGAATGGACAAAACACAATTTACAGCATTTTAAAAGAACCATTAATTGTTAATGGGATTATCAAAAATAAACGTAAAGACATTGCTTCAGATTGATACAAGGTAAAACAAAACTTTAGATATACATTCTTAGAACAAGCGTTGAAATTTCAACTACAAAATCTTGAAATTTCAATTGATTTACATACTCCTTTTATTAAAAAATGACAAAAACAAGCTTATCAAGTTTCATTTGATTTAGAAAATAACTTAGATGACCAATTTAACTCATATTTCGGTTATTTAGAAGATAGAACCAAAATTAATTCAGTTGTAATTAATGGTTTATATACAAATACCGAAAAATTAATTGCCTTATATGAACAAAAACAACAAGATTTCAGAAACCAAAGAATTGATTTTGATGAAGTTGAATTAGAAAATGCTAGAAACAATTACAACCATCAATTTAATTTATTATTTTTAAATCAAAACTTTTTAGACTTAAAAGCAACATATACAGCATCAAACAACAAGTATCTAGAAATAAAAAACAATTATAATGACGTTGCTAATATTTCAAAAAATTCAGTTCGAAATTTCCAAGCTGAAATTAAAAACGAATACAAAATGCACCGAAATGATGCTTACAGCTCATATTCATTAGACTTCTTTTTCCACAAATACAAACTGTATTTAATCAATAAACAACTTTACAAAGAATTAAGCGCAAATCTAAACAAATTACTATTTTTAGACTTCGAAGACTTAAAACAATTAGCAACTGAATTTAAGCAGTATTCACAAGATTTTTATGCTAATAATTTAATAGTAGATACTACTAAAAAAGCATCAATTAAACAAATTAAACAAATCATCAAAGAACAATATAACTTTGATTTAACTAAATACATTGAAAAATCAGCTAATTTAAAACAACAATTACTACAAGAAAAAAGACAAGCTTGCAAAACTAAATTTGCTGATTTATTACAAGTTGTTAAAGCTTTCTTCAAAGGGCCGAAAGTTAATTTAGACAACTTTAAAAATGCTAAAAATCAATTAAAACAAGCTCAAGCCACCTTTGATGCTGAAGCTGAAAAATATGTTTTAGAATACAACAAAAGAATTGAAGTTATAAAACAACAAATTGAGCAAAAACAAGTCATTTTGGCTGACTTAAAAGCACAAGATGATGCAATATTTGCTCAATTTAAACTAAATCATAAAAACTTTACTGAGTTTTACACAAATCAAATTATTAAACCACTTGAAAAAGCCAAAAAAGACACTAAAGAATATGCAGAATATAAGCAACATATTATTGACTTAAAAGTTTATCAAACAAACGTTGCTGATCGTTTAAACGGTATTAAATCATTCGTTATTGAATCAAAATACTTAAACAAAAACTTACACAACATTTATTCATTATTAGGTATTACTAAACTTGACTTAAAAACAACTAATTCATGATTAGATAAACCTTTAAACTTTGTTATGAAGCCGATTAGAATGGCTAAAATTGGTGAATTATACGCTCAAAATATCATTTATAAAGCGCTAGAAGATGTTGGTTTATTAAAACAATTTGCTTACCGTTATCCACATGAATTCTCAGGTGGACAACGTCAAAGAATTGTCATTGCTAGAGCCTTAATTACTGAGCCGAAAGTCATTGTTGCTGACGAACCGATTGCTTCGTTAGACATTTCAATCCAAGCACAAGTTGTAAATTTACTAAAAGACTTGTGTAAGCAAAAAAATATTGGAATGGTATTTATTGCGCATGACTTGTCTATGATTGAATATGTTGCTGACCGTGTACAAATTATGCACCTTGGTAAAATTGTCGAATCTGGAAAAACAGAAAACATTTACCAAAATGCAGTTCACCCCTACACATTGAACTTATTCAAAGCAATTCCTAAAATTTCTAATGCTAATGAAAAATTCCAAGATGTTAAATTTGAGTTATCTTACTTAGAAGAACAAACTTTTCCTAATGTAGCTAGTCAATTTGTAATCTCAGAAGGTATGCATTATGTTTATGGAACACAAAGCCAATTTGAAAATTGAACAAGTGGTAAAATAGATAAAGATGAATAA
- a CDS encoding phosphoglycerate kinase has product MKEKHEKTIDDLNLNHKKVLVRVDFNVPLSNGVITSTKRIKAALPTINKIIQENGKVILLSHLGRVKSQEDLASKSLKPVAVELAKQLQRPVKFVNATRGLALENAINNMNDGDVLLVQNTRYEDLNDKAESNNSDQLGQYWASLGDVFINDAFGTAHRAHASNVGIASNIQESALGYLMQKEVESLNSVIENPNHPYVAIIGGAKVSDKIQVLENLIEIADKMIIGGAMAYTFMAAKGLSTGTSLVEKDYIELASNFLAKYDDKVILPVDHACADGFKDVEATIFDVEIPKRYMGLDVGPKSIENIQNALADAKTVVWNGPMGVAEFVNFQKGTLAVCESIAQLKDAYTLVGGGDSVSAVEKLNMEQEFSHVSTGGGASLELLQGLKLPGVESIQDK; this is encoded by the coding sequence ATAAAGGAGAAACATGAAAAAACAATTGATGATTTAAATTTAAATCACAAAAAAGTTTTAGTTAGAGTTGACTTCAATGTTCCATTATCAAATGGTGTTATAACTTCAACAAAAAGAATTAAAGCAGCTTTACCTACAATTAACAAAATCATTCAAGAAAACGGAAAAGTTATCTTATTATCACACTTAGGTAGAGTTAAATCACAAGAAGACTTAGCTTCTAAATCATTAAAACCAGTAGCTGTTGAATTAGCTAAACAACTACAAAGACCAGTTAAATTTGTTAACGCAACAAGAGGATTAGCTTTAGAAAATGCAATCAACAACATGAATGATGGTGATGTTTTATTAGTTCAAAACACACGTTATGAAGACTTAAATGACAAAGCTGAATCAAACAACAGCGACCAATTAGGACAATATTGAGCTTCACTAGGTGATGTGTTTATTAATGATGCATTTGGAACAGCACACAGAGCTCATGCTTCAAACGTTGGAATCGCTTCAAATATTCAAGAATCAGCTTTAGGATACTTAATGCAAAAAGAAGTGGAATCTTTAAATAGTGTTATTGAAAATCCTAACCACCCTTATGTAGCAATCATTGGTGGAGCAAAAGTTTCAGATAAAATTCAAGTTTTAGAAAACTTAATTGAAATTGCAGATAAAATGATTATCGGTGGAGCTATGGCTTATACATTTATGGCTGCTAAAGGATTAAGTACCGGAACATCATTGGTTGAAAAAGATTACATTGAACTAGCTTCAAACTTCTTAGCTAAATACGATGACAAAGTTATTTTACCAGTTGATCATGCTTGTGCTGATGGATTTAAAGATGTTGAAGCAACAATTTTTGACGTTGAAATTCCTAAACGTTACATGGGTCTAGATGTTGGGCCTAAATCAATTGAAAACATTCAAAATGCTTTAGCAGACGCTAAAACAGTTGTATGAAACGGACCTATGGGTGTTGCTGAATTTGTTAACTTCCAAAAAGGAACGTTAGCAGTTTGTGAATCAATTGCACAACTTAAAGATGCTTATACATTAGTAGGTGGTGGAGACTCTGTCTCAGCTGTTGAAAAATTAAACATGGAACAAGAATTCTCACACGTTTCAACAGGAGGTGGAGCTTCTTTAGAGCTACTACAAGGTCTAAAATTACCAGGTGTTGAATCGATTCAAGACAAATAA
- a CDS encoding LemA family protein: MANLFDNTTVRNEEGFQPVADNRPVKATASLGAKIFIYASFILIFPIFWYIGKRNAFNRMQNQINNLASGIDVQLQKRSDTLGKLVQQVASYKNFEKEVFSDVAKLRSLTLQGNAIANSQEIDALNNSVFGRVMAVAENYPELKSSSLYMNLMDETTYIEREIAASRRLYNQKVTEFNQEIMVFPSNVPAAASGLSTAPLFQASVKSRQDVDMSILN, from the coding sequence ATGGCTAATTTATTTGACAATACAACAGTTAGAAATGAAGAAGGTTTTCAACCAGTTGCTGACAACAGACCAGTTAAAGCAACAGCTTCATTAGGTGCAAAAATTTTCATTTATGCATCATTTATTTTAATTTTTCCAATTTTTTGATACATTGGAAAAAGAAATGCATTCAACAGAATGCAAAACCAAATTAACAATTTAGCATCAGGAATTGATGTTCAATTACAAAAACGTTCAGACACACTAGGGAAATTAGTACAACAAGTTGCTTCATACAAAAACTTTGAAAAAGAAGTATTTTCAGATGTTGCAAAATTGCGTTCATTAACATTACAAGGAAACGCAATTGCTAACTCACAAGAAATTGACGCTTTAAACAACTCAGTATTTGGACGTGTTATGGCAGTTGCTGAAAATTATCCAGAATTAAAATCAAGTTCACTATACATGAACTTAATGGATGAAACAACATACATTGAAAGAGAAATCGCAGCTTCAAGAAGACTATATAACCAAAAAGTTACAGAATTTAACCAAGAAATTATGGTTTTCCCAAGCAATGTTCCAGCTGCAGCTAGTGGATTAAGCACAGCTCCACTATTCCAAGCTTCAGTTAAATCTCGTCAAGACGTTGATATGTCTATTTTAAACTAA